In Athene noctua chromosome 8, bAthNoc1.hap1.1, whole genome shotgun sequence, a genomic segment contains:
- the GPR17 gene encoding uracil nucleotide/cysteinyl leukotriene receptor: MNGPGEPSSLLFNCSNQSNFSLETSEQCGKETHLENILFATFYFLDFILAFVGNALALWLFLRDQKSGTPANIFLMHLAVADLSFVLVLPTRLVYHFSGNHWPFGEIPCRLTGFLFYLNMYASIYFLMCISIDRFLAIVHPVKSIKLRRSLYAHLACAFLWVIVGVAMAPLLLSVQTVKMKNTTVCLQLYREKASRHALVSLAVAFTFPFVTTVTCYLLIIRSLKSGNRIEKHLKEKAIKMIIMVLMIFLICFVPYHVNRYIYILHYNGIKTSCETQRILALSNRIASCLTSLNGAFDPVMYFFVAEKFREALCNLFCVKKTVMLPQTYEGKTNESSLSAKSEL, from the coding sequence ATGAATGGCCCAGGAGAACCCTCAAGCCTACTCTTCAATTGCTCAAATCAATCAAATTTCTCTTTGGAAACGTCAGAGCAATGCGGCAAAGAGACGCACCTTGAGAACATCCTTTTTGCTACTTTCTACTTCCTGGACTTCATCCTGGCTTTTGTTGGCAATGCTCTGGCTCTTTGGCTCTTCCTTCGGGACCAAAAGTCAGGCACACCTGCCAACATTTTCTTGATGCATCTTGCTGTGGCTGACCTGTCCTTTGTGCTAGTACTTCCCACCCGGCTGGTGTACCATTTCTCTGGTAATCACTGGCCATTTGGTGAGATCCCATGCAGACTCACTGGCTTCCTTTTTTACCTCAATATGTATGCCAGCATCTACTTCCTCATGTGTATCAGCATTGACCGTTTCCTGGCCATTGTGCACCCAGTGAAGTCCATCAAGCTCAGGAGGTCCCTTTATGCCCATTTGGCATGTGCCTTTCTATGGGTTATAGTTGGGGTTGCAATGGCACCTCTGCTGCTCAGTGTGCAGACAgtcaaaatgaaaaacacaacCGTCTGCCTGCAGCTCTACAGAGAAAAAGCATCACGTCATGCCCTTGTGTCCTTAGCAGTGGCATTCACCTTCCCATTTGTGACTACGGTGACTTGCTACTTATTAATCATCCGAAGCCTGAAGAGTGGGAACAGAATTGAGAAACACCTGAAGGAAAAAGCCATCAAAATGATCATTATGGTCCTGATGATCTTTCTGATTTGCTTTGTACCTTATCATGTCAACCGCTACATTTATATTCTCCATTACAATGGGATCAAAACTTCCTGCGAAACACAGCGTATTCTAGCCCTCAGCAACCGCATCGCTTCCTGCCTCACCAGTCTAAATGGTGCCTTTGACCCAGTCATGTATTTTTTTGTAGCTGAGAAATTCCGTGAGGCTTTGTGCAATCTGTTTTGTGTTAAAAAGACTGTAATGTTGCCTCAAACATACGAGGGTAAGACAAATGAAAGCTCACTAAGTGCTAAATCTGAACTGTGA
- the LIMS2 gene encoding LIM and senescent cell antigen-like-containing domain protein 2 isoform X1 produces MSDALANAVCERCQTRFDPAERIVNSNGELYHENCFVCAQCFRQFPDGLFYEFEGRKYCEHDFQMLFAPCCGECGEFIIGRVIKAMNNNWHPECFRCELCDVTLADLGFVKNAGRHLCRPCHNREKAKGLGKYICQKCHLIIDEQPLMFRNDSYHPDHFNCTHCGKELTAEARELKGELYCLPCHDKMGIPICGACRRPIEGRVVNALGKQWHVEHFVCAKCEKPFLGHRHYEKKGLAYCETHYNQLFGDVCYNCSHVIEGDVVSALNKAWCVNCFSCSTCNIKLTLKNKFVEFDMKPVCKKCYEKFPLELKKRLKKLSELASKKAHPKALDLNSA; encoded by the exons ATGTCTGATGCTCTCGCAAATGCAGTATGTGAACGCTGCCAGACCCGATTTGATCCTGCAGAGAGGATTGTGAACAGCAATGGGGAGCTCTATCATGAAAACTGCTTTGTCTGTGCTCAGTGTTTTCGTCAGTTCCCAGATGGACTTTTTTATGAG tttgaAGGTCGGAAGTACTGTGAGCATGACTTTCAGATGCTGTTTGCTCCTTGCTGTGGGGAATGTG GTGAGTTCATTATTGGGCGTGTTATCAAGGCAATGAACAATAACTGGCACCCAGAGTGTTTCCGCTGTGAGCTCTGCGATGTCACACTTGCTGACCTGGGTTTTGTGAAGAATGCTGGCAG GCATCTGTGCAGGCCGTGCCATAACCGTGAAAAAGCTAAGGGACTGGGCAAGTACATCTGCCAGAAGTGCCATTTGATAATTGATGAGCAGCCTCTGATGTTTAGGAATGATTCCTACCATCCAGATCACTTCAACTGCACCCACTGTGG aaaggaGCTGACTGCTGAGGCCCGGGAACTGAAGGGAGAACTGTACTGCCTGCCCTGCCACGACAAGATGGGAATCCCCATCTGTGGAGCCTGCCGCAGGCCCATTGAGGGACGAGTGGTCAATGCTCTGGGAAAGCAATGGCATGTTGAG CATTTTGTTTGTGCCAAATGTGAGAAGCCATTCTTGGGACACCGACACTATGAGAAAAAAGGACTGGCTTATTGTGAAACTCACTATAATCAG CTCTTTGGAGATGTCTGCTACAACTGCAGCCACGTGATAGAGGGAGATG TGGTATCAGCTCTTAACAAGGCCTGGTGTGTGAATTGCTTCTCCTGCTCCACCTGCAACATCAAGCTTACACTGAA GAATAAGTTTGTGGAGTTTGACATGAAGCCTGTATGCAAGAAGTGCTATGAGAAATTCCCTCTGGAGCTGAAGAAACGCCTGAAGAAGTTGTCAGAGCTGGCATCCAAGAAGGCACATCCCAAAGCTCTGGATTTAAACTCTGCTTAA
- the LIMS2 gene encoding LIM and senescent cell antigen-like-containing domain protein 2 isoform X2, whose amino-acid sequence MTGSNMSDALANAVCERCQTRFDPAERIVNSNGELYHENCFVCAQCFRQFPDGLFYEFEGRKYCEHDFQMLFAPCCGECGEFIIGRVIKAMNNNWHPECFRCELCDVTLADLGFVKNAGRHLCRPCHNREKAKGLGKYICQKCHLIIDEQPLMFRNDSYHPDHFNCTHCGKELTAEARELKGELYCLPCHDKMGIPICGACRRPIEGRVVNALGKQWHVEHFVCAKCEKPFLGHRHYEKKGLAYCETHYNQLFGDVCYNCSHVIEGDVVSALNKAWCVNCFSCSTCNIKLTLKNKFVEFDMKPVCKKCYEKFPLELKKRLKKLSELASKKAHPKALDLNSA is encoded by the exons TAATATGTCTGATGCTCTCGCAAATGCAGTATGTGAACGCTGCCAGACCCGATTTGATCCTGCAGAGAGGATTGTGAACAGCAATGGGGAGCTCTATCATGAAAACTGCTTTGTCTGTGCTCAGTGTTTTCGTCAGTTCCCAGATGGACTTTTTTATGAG tttgaAGGTCGGAAGTACTGTGAGCATGACTTTCAGATGCTGTTTGCTCCTTGCTGTGGGGAATGTG GTGAGTTCATTATTGGGCGTGTTATCAAGGCAATGAACAATAACTGGCACCCAGAGTGTTTCCGCTGTGAGCTCTGCGATGTCACACTTGCTGACCTGGGTTTTGTGAAGAATGCTGGCAG GCATCTGTGCAGGCCGTGCCATAACCGTGAAAAAGCTAAGGGACTGGGCAAGTACATCTGCCAGAAGTGCCATTTGATAATTGATGAGCAGCCTCTGATGTTTAGGAATGATTCCTACCATCCAGATCACTTCAACTGCACCCACTGTGG aaaggaGCTGACTGCTGAGGCCCGGGAACTGAAGGGAGAACTGTACTGCCTGCCCTGCCACGACAAGATGGGAATCCCCATCTGTGGAGCCTGCCGCAGGCCCATTGAGGGACGAGTGGTCAATGCTCTGGGAAAGCAATGGCATGTTGAG CATTTTGTTTGTGCCAAATGTGAGAAGCCATTCTTGGGACACCGACACTATGAGAAAAAAGGACTGGCTTATTGTGAAACTCACTATAATCAG CTCTTTGGAGATGTCTGCTACAACTGCAGCCACGTGATAGAGGGAGATG TGGTATCAGCTCTTAACAAGGCCTGGTGTGTGAATTGCTTCTCCTGCTCCACCTGCAACATCAAGCTTACACTGAA GAATAAGTTTGTGGAGTTTGACATGAAGCCTGTATGCAAGAAGTGCTATGAGAAATTCCCTCTGGAGCTGAAGAAACGCCTGAAGAAGTTGTCAGAGCTGGCATCCAAGAAGGCACATCCCAAAGCTCTGGATTTAAACTCTGCTTAA